One window from the genome of Streptomyces sp. NBC_00708 encodes:
- a CDS encoding serine hydrolase has product MTQDTAGGGISRRRVGGGMLALGGALALAPIPFGGTASATESGTESSGMHAGRGAKPTLRRGPASRAGLLRAPLDQLVTEAERYLAASPKHPWYAGAVLLAGRGGTVALHHPIGKAVRYSAYDETTDTGVEFPADQQIAMAEDTVFDLASVSKLFTSILAVQQIERGTLELEATVASYLPEFAGGGKQDITIRQLLTHTSGFTAWIPLYSAPTREGKLELLWKEVPANPPGTVYLYSDLNLISLQLVLEKLTGRTLDVLLRERITGPLGMHRTRYNPPASWKPKIAATEDARLPWSGLDRGLVWGEVHDENAYSLDGVAGHAGVFSCAWDLAVLARTLLNGGVYGRARILSEDSVDLLFTDFNTAFPGDAHGLGFELYQHWYMGAMATPRTAGHTGFTGTSLVLDPTTDSFLIVLGNSVHPVRSWRSGSAPRVATANQMARAVAVSPARGRTAWFSGMASAATATLALPPLPLASSRARLSCALWWDTEPASDFLHLEASTDAGTTWQPVPFTTTPTGQGPRPQPGTHPDGSLSGWSGRVWHRLDADLAAWRGTGTVLRWRYTTDQLYVGRGVYVDAVRVEDGGRTVFDESRPGDARLITAEGWAASAD; this is encoded by the coding sequence GCGGCGCGGTCCGGCCTCCCGCGCCGGACTGCTGCGGGCACCGCTCGACCAGCTGGTCACCGAGGCGGAGCGCTACCTGGCGGCGTCGCCGAAACACCCCTGGTACGCGGGCGCGGTACTGCTCGCGGGCCGGGGCGGGACGGTGGCGCTGCACCACCCGATCGGCAAGGCGGTGCGCTACTCGGCGTACGACGAGACCACCGACACCGGTGTGGAGTTCCCCGCGGACCAGCAGATCGCGATGGCCGAGGACACGGTCTTCGACCTGGCCTCCGTCTCCAAGCTCTTCACCTCGATCCTGGCCGTGCAGCAGATCGAGCGCGGCACGCTGGAGCTGGAGGCGACGGTCGCCTCGTACCTTCCGGAGTTCGCCGGCGGCGGCAAGCAGGACATCACGATCCGTCAGCTGCTCACGCACACCTCGGGGTTCACCGCCTGGATCCCGCTCTACAGCGCGCCGACCCGGGAAGGGAAGCTGGAACTGCTGTGGAAGGAGGTGCCGGCCAACCCGCCCGGCACGGTCTACCTCTACTCCGACCTCAACCTGATCTCGCTCCAGCTGGTCCTGGAGAAGCTGACCGGCCGGACCCTGGACGTCCTGCTGCGCGAGCGGATCACCGGCCCGCTCGGAATGCACCGCACCCGCTACAACCCGCCCGCCTCCTGGAAACCGAAGATCGCCGCGACCGAGGACGCCCGGCTCCCCTGGTCCGGCCTGGACCGCGGCCTGGTCTGGGGCGAGGTGCACGACGAGAACGCGTACAGCCTGGACGGGGTCGCCGGGCACGCCGGGGTGTTCTCGTGCGCCTGGGACCTCGCGGTCCTCGCGCGCACCCTGCTCAACGGCGGGGTCTACGGGCGGGCGCGCATCCTCTCGGAGGACTCCGTCGACCTGCTGTTCACCGACTTCAACACGGCGTTCCCCGGGGACGCGCACGGCCTCGGCTTCGAGCTCTACCAGCACTGGTACATGGGGGCCATGGCAACGCCCCGCACGGCGGGCCATACCGGCTTCACCGGCACCAGCCTGGTCCTGGACCCGACCACCGACTCGTTCCTGATCGTGCTGGGCAACTCCGTTCATCCGGTACGCAGTTGGCGCTCCGGCAGCGCGCCGCGTGTCGCCACCGCCAACCAGATGGCACGGGCGGTCGCGGTCTCGCCGGCCCGGGGCCGTACGGCGTGGTTCTCCGGGATGGCGAGCGCCGCCACGGCCACCCTGGCGCTGCCGCCGCTGCCGCTCGCCTCCTCGCGCGCCCGGCTGAGCTGTGCGCTGTGGTGGGACACCGAGCCCGCCTCCGACTTCCTTCACCTGGAGGCCTCGACGGACGCCGGCACCACCTGGCAGCCGGTCCCGTTCACCACCACCCCGACGGGACAAGGCCCGCGCCCGCAGCCCGGGACGCACCCGGACGGCTCGCTCTCCGGCTGGTCGGGCCGGGTCTGGCACCGCCTCGACGCGGACCTCGCGGCGTGGCGCGGCACCGGGACCGTGCTGCGATGGCGGTACACGACGGACCAGCTGTACGTGGGCCGCGGGGTCTACGTGGACGCCGTCCGGGTCGAGGACGGCGGCCGTACGGTCTTCGACGAGAGCCGGCCGGGTGACGCCCGGCTCATCACGGCCGAGGGGTGGGCCGCGTCGGCGGACTGA
- a CDS encoding NAD(P)/FAD-dependent oxidoreductase: MTVRESFDAVIVGGGHNGLVAAAYLARAGQRVLVLERLAATGGAAVSTRPFAGVDARLSRYSYLVSLLPRKIVRDLGLDFAVRKRTVSSYTPAVRDGRPTGLLVGGDGTRDSFAALTGSDREYDAWQRFYAMTGRVARDVFPTLTEPLPAREALRERIGDADAWRMLFEEPIGVAVEEHFADDLVRGVVLTDALIGTFADAHDASLLQNRCFLYHVIGGGTGDWDVPVGGMGALTDALAGAALAAGAQIRTGHEALRIDTDGTRAELTVRTDDGEHTVGARRVLVNASPQALAALLGDEPPAPAEGAQLKVNMLLTRLPRLRDRSVDPREAFAGTFHIAEGYGQLAAAHRDASAGRLPAAPPSEIYCHSLTDPSILGPDLAARGYQTLTLFGLHTPARLFADDNDTARATLLRATLAELDAHLEEPLADCLALDVNGEPCIEAKTPLDLERDLRLPGGHIFHRDLAFPYATETTGRWGVETAHPNVLLCGAGAVRGGGVSGVPGHNAAMAALGL, from the coding sequence ATGACGGTACGGGAGAGCTTTGACGCGGTGATTGTCGGCGGCGGCCACAACGGCCTGGTCGCGGCGGCCTATCTGGCCCGTGCCGGACAGCGGGTGCTGGTCCTGGAACGGCTCGCGGCCACCGGGGGAGCGGCCGTGTCGACCCGCCCCTTCGCCGGTGTCGACGCCCGGCTCTCCCGCTACTCCTACCTGGTCTCGCTGCTCCCGCGGAAGATCGTCCGCGACCTCGGACTGGACTTCGCCGTACGCAAGCGGACCGTCTCCTCGTACACCCCCGCCGTCCGCGACGGGCGGCCCACCGGCCTCCTCGTCGGCGGTGACGGAACCCGAGACTCCTTCGCCGCGCTCACCGGCTCGGACCGCGAGTACGACGCGTGGCAGCGCTTCTACGCGATGACCGGGCGGGTCGCCCGCGATGTCTTCCCGACCCTGACCGAACCGCTGCCCGCCCGTGAGGCGCTGCGGGAGCGGATCGGCGACGCGGACGCCTGGCGCATGCTGTTCGAGGAGCCCATCGGCGTCGCGGTCGAGGAGCACTTCGCGGACGACCTCGTGCGCGGCGTCGTCCTCACCGACGCGCTGATCGGCACGTTCGCCGACGCCCACGACGCCTCACTCCTCCAGAACCGCTGCTTCCTCTACCACGTGATCGGCGGCGGCACCGGCGACTGGGACGTCCCGGTCGGCGGCATGGGCGCGCTCACCGACGCCCTCGCCGGGGCCGCCCTGGCCGCCGGCGCACAGATCCGTACCGGCCACGAGGCGCTCCGGATCGACACCGACGGGACGCGCGCCGAGCTGACCGTACGGACGGACGACGGCGAACACACCGTCGGCGCCCGCCGGGTCCTGGTCAACGCCTCCCCGCAGGCACTCGCCGCCCTCCTCGGGGACGAGCCGCCGGCGCCCGCCGAGGGCGCCCAGCTCAAGGTGAACATGCTGCTCACCCGGCTGCCCCGGCTCCGCGACCGGTCCGTCGACCCGCGCGAGGCGTTCGCCGGTACGTTCCACATCGCCGAGGGGTACGGGCAGTTGGCCGCCGCCCACCGGGACGCGTCGGCCGGACGGCTGCCCGCCGCGCCGCCGTCGGAGATCTACTGCCACTCCCTGACGGACCCCTCGATTCTCGGCCCGGACCTCGCCGCCCGGGGTTACCAGACCCTGACCCTCTTCGGCCTGCACACCCCGGCCCGCCTCTTCGCCGACGACAACGACACCGCCCGCGCCACCCTGCTCCGGGCCACCCTCGCCGAGCTCGACGCGCATCTGGAGGAGCCGCTCGCCGACTGCCTGGCGCTCGACGTGAACGGCGAGCCGTGCATCGAGGCGAAGACCCCGCTCGACCTCGAACGCGACCTGCGCCTGCCCGGCGGCCACATCTTCCACCGCGACCTCGCCTTCCCCTACGCCACGGAGACCACCGGCCGCTGGGGCGTGGAGACCGCGCACCCCAACGTCCTGCTGTGCGGGGCGGGCGCGGTGCGCGGCGGCGGGGTGAGCGGGGTCCCCGGCCACAACGCCGCGATGGCGGCGCTGGGGTTGTGA
- a CDS encoding serine/threonine-protein kinase, with product MAETRLIQSRYRLLDLIGRGGMGEVWRARDESLGRQVAVKCLKPMSAQQDDDYTRIVRERFRREARVAAALQHRGVTVVHDFGEYEGVLYLVMELLDGRNLSQLLEDNEQHPLPVDDIVDIAEQVADALGYTHQQGIVHRDLKPANIMRLSDGTVKICDFGIARPGHGIPVTSRLTGVGVAMGTPHYMSPEQISGGQVDHRSDLYSLGCVLYEIATGAPPFDMADSWGILVGHRDTPPEPLRSHRAELPGFFDRVVLDLLAKTPEERPSDAHDLRRRIAVGRTGEQPFIEPTGEVPLAPPVPVGLTGRTPAAAPPLPAWARTVTGGPKATGAVTPLAPPDHSAGLTRAWTTGGGQAPAPGPAPAHEVPGAGPGRKGRAEHALREFGRLADDRARVLGPDHAETLAARQQMAYALGRLGRHAEAHELHAAVLVSRERAVGPDHPETLRCRHNLAFSLSRLGHLEDSYRMARDVASARARVLGADHPDTLVTLYEVGYALGRLGRWTEALHTYRQVAEARTRLLGPDHPDTLATRYEVGISLGRLGRSADALELYGALVADRNRVNGPADPETLRARHGLGVNLGRLARWDEALAEAQAVCAAREHVLGPDHPDTLVSRREVAVALGWLGRWTDALTVYRQVAEARARLLGAGHPDTLAGRDDEAHCLEQLGRTREAADLYREVAALRQRGGGPLL from the coding sequence ATGGCGGAAACCAGGCTGATCCAGAGCCGGTACCGGCTGCTCGACCTGATCGGGCGCGGTGGCATGGGCGAGGTCTGGCGCGCCCGTGACGAATCGCTGGGCCGCCAGGTCGCCGTCAAATGCCTCAAGCCCATGAGCGCGCAGCAGGATGACGACTACACCCGCATCGTCCGCGAACGCTTCCGCCGCGAGGCCCGGGTCGCCGCCGCCCTCCAGCACCGGGGCGTCACCGTCGTCCACGACTTCGGCGAGTACGAGGGCGTGCTCTACCTCGTGATGGAACTGCTGGACGGCCGCAACCTCAGCCAGCTCCTGGAGGACAACGAGCAGCACCCGCTGCCGGTGGACGACATCGTCGACATCGCCGAACAGGTCGCCGACGCCCTCGGCTACACCCATCAACAGGGCATCGTCCACCGCGACCTCAAGCCCGCCAACATCATGCGGCTGTCCGACGGGACGGTGAAGATCTGCGACTTCGGCATCGCCCGCCCCGGCCACGGCATCCCCGTCACCTCCCGGCTCACCGGCGTCGGCGTCGCCATGGGCACCCCGCACTACATGTCGCCGGAGCAGATCAGCGGCGGCCAGGTCGACCACCGCAGCGACCTCTACTCGCTGGGCTGTGTGCTGTACGAGATCGCGACCGGCGCCCCGCCCTTCGACATGGCGGACTCCTGGGGCATCCTCGTCGGCCACCGCGACACCCCGCCCGAGCCGTTGCGCTCCCACCGTGCCGAACTGCCCGGGTTCTTCGACCGGGTCGTCCTGGACCTGCTCGCCAAGACCCCGGAGGAGCGCCCGTCCGACGCCCACGACCTGCGCCGCCGCATCGCGGTCGGCCGCACCGGGGAGCAGCCCTTCATCGAGCCGACCGGTGAGGTGCCGCTCGCCCCGCCCGTCCCGGTCGGCCTGACCGGACGGACGCCCGCCGCCGCGCCGCCGCTGCCCGCCTGGGCCCGCACGGTGACCGGCGGCCCCAAGGCGACGGGCGCGGTGACCCCGTTGGCGCCGCCCGACCACTCGGCGGGCCTGACCCGCGCCTGGACCACCGGCGGCGGACAGGCTCCCGCACCGGGCCCCGCCCCCGCCCACGAGGTCCCGGGCGCGGGCCCCGGCCGCAAGGGCCGGGCCGAGCACGCGCTGCGCGAGTTCGGCCGCCTCGCCGACGACCGCGCCCGCGTCCTGGGCCCCGACCACGCCGAAACCCTCGCCGCCCGGCAGCAGATGGCGTACGCGCTCGGCCGCCTCGGCCGGCACGCCGAGGCCCACGAACTCCACGCCGCCGTGCTGGTGTCACGGGAGCGCGCGGTGGGCCCGGACCACCCCGAGACCCTGCGCTGCCGCCACAACCTGGCCTTCAGCCTCAGCAGGCTGGGACACCTGGAGGACTCCTACCGCATGGCCCGCGACGTGGCCTCGGCCCGCGCCCGGGTGCTGGGGGCCGATCACCCCGACACCCTGGTCACGCTCTACGAGGTCGGTTACGCGCTGGGCCGGCTCGGCCGGTGGACCGAGGCGCTGCACACCTACCGGCAGGTCGCCGAGGCGCGGACGCGGCTGCTGGGCCCCGACCACCCCGACACCCTCGCCACCCGCTACGAGGTCGGCATCAGCCTGGGACGGCTCGGCCGCAGCGCCGACGCGCTGGAGCTGTACGGCGCGCTCGTCGCCGACCGCAACCGGGTCAACGGGCCGGCCGACCCGGAGACCCTGCGCGCCCGCCACGGACTGGGCGTCAACCTCGGGCGGCTCGCCCGCTGGGACGAGGCCCTGGCGGAGGCGCAGGCCGTGTGCGCCGCCCGTGAACATGTCCTCGGCCCCGACCACCCCGACACCCTCGTCAGCCGCCGCGAGGTCGCCGTCGCCCTCGGCTGGCTGGGCCGCTGGACCGACGCGCTCACCGTCTACCGGCAGGTCGCCGAAGCGCGCGCCCGGCTGCTGGGCGCCGGCCACCCCGACACGCTCGCCGGCCGCGACGACGAGGCCCACTGCCTCGAACAGCTGGGCCGCACCCGCGAGGCGGCCGATCTCTACCGCGAGGTGGCCGCGCTGCGGCAGCGGGGCGGCGGGCCGCTGCTCTGA
- a CDS encoding DUF2236 domain-containing protein — MTDADPGLFGPSSVTWQLHGDPMMWIAGVRALYLQALHPLAVRGVMQNSDFREDAWGRLMRTAGFVGTITYGTTEAAEKAGARVRKIHRHLEVTDPATGRTHGVDEPELLLWVHCAEADSYLQVLRRSGYPLTARQADQYIGEHRHSARLVGLDPDDVPATTAEMADYFARVRPRLARTPEARDVDDFLRRPPVPPLLVPARALLWRRVAALAYQSLPPFAHELYGRTAPSPAAVDRRLRATGALLRAVPARLRWRLPPGHIMNAMARLGPGSRPTPYTLKRQAAILDGPGRARRQQAERRGRQQGWRKPG; from the coding sequence ATGACGGACGCCGACCCCGGACTCTTCGGCCCCTCGTCGGTCACCTGGCAGCTGCACGGCGACCCGATGATGTGGATCGCCGGGGTGCGCGCCCTCTACCTCCAGGCGCTCCACCCCCTCGCCGTGCGCGGTGTGATGCAGAACTCGGACTTCCGCGAGGACGCCTGGGGCCGGCTCATGCGCACGGCCGGGTTCGTCGGCACGATCACGTACGGCACCACCGAGGCCGCCGAGAAAGCGGGTGCCCGGGTCCGGAAGATCCACCGGCACCTCGAGGTCACCGACCCGGCGACCGGCCGCACCCACGGCGTCGACGAGCCCGAGCTGCTGCTGTGGGTGCACTGCGCCGAGGCCGACTCCTACCTCCAGGTCCTGCGCCGCTCCGGCTACCCGCTCACCGCCCGGCAGGCCGACCAGTACATCGGTGAACACCGGCACAGCGCCCGCCTCGTCGGACTCGACCCGGACGACGTGCCCGCGACAACCGCCGAGATGGCCGACTACTTCGCCCGGGTACGGCCACGGCTCGCCAGGACCCCGGAGGCGAGGGACGTCGACGACTTCCTGCGCCGGCCGCCCGTACCGCCCCTCCTCGTACCGGCGCGCGCCCTGCTGTGGCGGCGTGTGGCCGCCCTCGCGTACCAGTCGCTGCCGCCGTTCGCCCACGAGCTGTACGGCAGAACGGCGCCGTCGCCCGCCGCCGTCGACCGACGGCTGCGTGCCACCGGGGCACTCCTGCGCGCCGTTCCCGCGCGGCTGCGCTGGCGGCTTCCGCCAGGTCACATCATGAACGCGATGGCGCGCCTGGGACCCGGCAGCCGCCCCACCCCGTACACACTGAAGAGGCAGGCAGCCATACTGGACGGGCCGGGGAGGGCGCGGCGGCAGCAGGCGGAACGACGGGGGCGGCAACAAGGATGGCGGAAACCAGGCTGA
- a CDS encoding Lrp/AsnC family transcriptional regulator, with protein MLDEVDLLLVTALQIAPRADWRTIGDVLDIDASTVARRWSRLTRAGHAWIGVHPAVAAISPDTPALVAFIEVDCVSGRLHEVAGHIADDPHVFNLEHVSGSRDLLITAVFADNAQLARYVGFRLGALDGVAASRTQVATTLHTEGSRWRLDRLTDEQRRRLAPPAPNRQPTRTVPERDLELVRVLGEDPRRPVAHLAERTGLSPTTVRRRLDRLDADRALAYRCEVARSLSGWPVSVSYWAAVPQSRAPQLAKSISQIREIRLCASLTGPHNLLLAAWLRSVDDIGAFEARLTARHPELTVADRALTLWPMKLAGHLLDPQGRHLRAVPLSSWQGTHSDTAEAALLDRLRTPPARLPGGGVSTAPEPGHTGGLR; from the coding sequence GTGCTCGACGAGGTCGACCTGCTGCTCGTCACCGCGCTCCAGATCGCGCCGCGCGCGGACTGGCGGACCATCGGTGACGTCCTGGACATCGATGCCTCGACGGTCGCCCGGCGCTGGTCCCGGCTCACCCGGGCCGGCCACGCCTGGATCGGGGTGCACCCGGCCGTCGCGGCGATCAGCCCGGACACCCCGGCCCTGGTCGCGTTCATCGAGGTCGACTGCGTCTCCGGGCGGCTGCACGAGGTGGCCGGGCACATCGCGGACGACCCGCACGTGTTCAACCTGGAGCACGTCAGCGGCAGCCGGGACCTTCTGATCACGGCGGTCTTCGCGGACAACGCCCAGCTGGCCCGGTACGTCGGGTTCCGCCTCGGTGCGCTCGACGGCGTCGCGGCCTCCCGCACCCAGGTCGCCACCACCCTGCACACCGAGGGCAGCCGCTGGCGGCTCGACCGCCTCACCGACGAGCAGCGCCGCAGACTCGCACCGCCGGCCCCGAACCGGCAGCCCACCCGCACCGTCCCCGAACGCGACCTGGAACTGGTCCGTGTCCTCGGCGAGGACCCGCGCCGGCCCGTCGCCCACCTCGCGGAGCGCACCGGACTCAGCCCCACGACCGTCCGCCGCCGCCTCGACCGCCTCGACGCCGACCGGGCGCTCGCCTACCGCTGCGAGGTGGCGCGGTCGCTCTCCGGCTGGCCGGTCTCCGTCTCGTACTGGGCGGCGGTGCCGCAGAGCCGGGCGCCGCAGCTCGCCAAGAGCATCAGCCAGATCCGCGAGATCCGGCTCTGCGCCTCCCTGACCGGCCCGCACAACCTGCTCCTCGCCGCCTGGCTGCGTTCGGTCGACGACATCGGCGCCTTCGAGGCCCGGCTCACCGCGCGCCATCCCGAACTGACGGTCGCCGACCGGGCGCTCACGCTCTGGCCGATGAAACTCGCCGGGCACCTGCTCGACCCGCAGGGCCGCCATCTGCGGGCCGTGCCCCTGTCCAGCTGGCAGGGCACGCATTCCGACACCGCGGAGGCGGCCCTCCTGGACCGCCTCCGGACCCCTCCCGCCCGACTCCCTGGTGGCGGGGTGTCCACCGCGCCCGAGCCCGGCCACACTGGTGGTCTCCGGTGA
- a CDS encoding M20 family metallopeptidase encodes MFERTDALAIEDSLVRLRHALHRQPELGLDLPRTQRTVLDALAGLPLEITTGQKLSSVTAVLRGGLPGPAVLLRGDMDALPVQEDSAVPYASEVPGRMHACGHDVHTAGLVGAARLLSARREELAGDVVFMFQPGEEGMDGARLMIDEGVLDAAGSRVVAAYALHVTSAVLPAGTAAVRPGPVLAASDDVTVRVTGAGGHGSSPHLAQDPVPAVCEMVTALQTMVTRTVDIFDPAVITVGSLHAGSAGNVIPGTAEFTATIRSFSEETRARVRAGVGRTVRGIAAAHGLSADVDQRDGYPVTVNDATEAAFALRTARELLGATQVFEAPRPMAGSEDFSYVLREIPGAFLGLGACPPGRDPSAAPMNHSAQAVYDDRSVTDAALLLAGLAASRLRQAADRSAVRAAATTEEAS; translated from the coding sequence ATGTTCGAACGCACTGACGCCCTCGCCATCGAAGACTCCCTGGTCCGGCTGCGCCACGCGCTGCACCGGCAGCCGGAACTCGGCCTCGACCTCCCCCGCACCCAGCGGACGGTCCTGGACGCCCTGGCCGGACTGCCCCTGGAGATCACGACGGGCCAAAAGCTCAGCTCGGTCACCGCCGTGCTGCGCGGCGGCCTGCCCGGCCCCGCCGTGCTCCTGCGCGGCGACATGGACGCGCTGCCCGTACAGGAGGACAGCGCGGTGCCGTACGCCTCCGAGGTACCCGGGCGGATGCATGCCTGCGGCCACGACGTGCACACCGCCGGTCTGGTGGGGGCGGCCCGGCTGCTGTCCGCGCGGCGCGAGGAGCTGGCGGGCGATGTCGTGTTCATGTTCCAGCCCGGCGAGGAGGGCATGGACGGTGCCCGGCTGATGATCGACGAGGGCGTGCTCGACGCGGCGGGCTCCCGGGTCGTCGCCGCGTACGCGCTCCACGTCACCTCGGCCGTGCTGCCCGCCGGCACGGCCGCCGTACGGCCGGGCCCGGTGCTCGCCGCCTCCGACGACGTGACCGTCCGGGTGACGGGGGCCGGCGGCCACGGCTCCTCGCCGCACCTGGCGCAGGACCCGGTGCCGGCGGTCTGCGAGATGGTCACGGCGCTCCAGACGATGGTCACGCGCACCGTCGACATCTTCGACCCGGCCGTCATCACGGTGGGCTCGCTGCACGCGGGGTCGGCCGGCAACGTCATCCCCGGCACCGCCGAATTCACCGCCACCATCCGGTCGTTCTCCGAGGAGACCCGGGCCCGGGTCCGGGCCGGCGTCGGGCGGACCGTGCGCGGGATCGCCGCCGCGCACGGCCTGAGCGCCGACGTCGACCAGCGGGACGGCTACCCGGTCACCGTGAACGACGCCACCGAGGCCGCGTTCGCCCTGCGCACCGCGCGGGAACTCCTCGGCGCCACGCAGGTCTTCGAGGCGCCGCGCCCGATGGCCGGCTCCGAGGACTTCTCGTACGTGCTGCGCGAGATCCCGGGGGCGTTCCTCGGCCTCGGCGCGTGCCCGCCCGGCCGCGATCCGTCGGCCGCGCCGATGAACCACTCCGCGCAGGCGGTCTACGACGACCGGTCGGTGACGGACGCCGCTCTGCTGCTGGCCGGGCTCGCCGCGAGCCGCCTCCGGCAGGCTGCGGACCGGTCGGCCGTCCGAGCCGCCGCCACCACTGAGGAGGCTTCATGA
- a CDS encoding MFS transporter — MSTTESARPASTGAAPPPSASVGAVVGLLILFEMTSGFLQGGIAPLLPDIGTELGMADADLNWVIAAQLLAAAVSVPAFGRLGDVYGHRLMLRVSLICVAVGSLLVAFAPSLPVLLAGRVLMGPLAALLPLEIALVRDRLSVERARGAIARLVGALTLGTLLGGVLMGLAHQATGDVRITLLLPAVLAVLCVPVSFLAIPESTRTPGARLDWPGVGLLSLAMLLLLAGISAAKSGPLLSGAVLVPIPLALLTGAVWAVRELRVPDPLVDLRALADRSVAPYFLCAAAFGVVYFGSMAPDSTFLAADPERTGYGFGLSALAISLIILPAGVAAVIGSSLTARIARRLGYRPALIASFTLIGVSFLATAAFHTAIWQLVAAKVLAGAGIGVALGALPTVIAEAGAPSRTGITTALYNNVKTLGGAIAGAVIAVVLATPATETGSAVADTQEAASESGYVTVWLLCALLSLGAAAAAASARRGATD, encoded by the coding sequence ATGAGCACCACCGAGTCCGCACGGCCCGCCTCCACCGGGGCCGCTCCCCCGCCGTCCGCGTCCGTCGGCGCGGTCGTGGGACTGCTGATCCTGTTCGAGATGACCAGCGGGTTCCTCCAGGGCGGCATCGCCCCGCTGCTGCCGGACATCGGTACGGAGCTAGGGATGGCCGACGCCGACCTCAACTGGGTCATCGCCGCCCAGCTCCTCGCCGCCGCCGTGTCCGTACCCGCCTTCGGCCGGCTCGGCGATGTGTACGGGCACCGCCTCATGCTGCGGGTCTCGCTGATCTGCGTGGCCGTCGGCTCGCTGCTGGTGGCCTTCGCCCCGTCGCTGCCCGTGCTGCTGGCCGGCCGGGTGCTGATGGGCCCGCTCGCCGCCCTGCTGCCCCTGGAGATCGCCCTCGTACGCGACCGGCTCTCCGTGGAACGCGCCCGCGGCGCCATCGCACGCCTCGTCGGCGCGCTCACCCTCGGGACGCTGCTGGGCGGGGTCCTCATGGGCCTGGCGCACCAGGCGACGGGCGACGTACGGATCACCCTGCTGCTGCCGGCCGTACTGGCGGTGCTGTGCGTGCCGGTCTCGTTCCTCGCGATCCCGGAGTCCACGAGGACGCCCGGCGCACGGCTCGACTGGCCGGGCGTGGGCCTGCTGAGCCTGGCCATGCTCCTGCTGCTCGCGGGCATCTCGGCGGCGAAGAGCGGTCCCCTGCTCTCCGGCGCGGTGCTCGTCCCGATTCCGCTCGCCCTGCTGACCGGTGCCGTGTGGGCCGTACGTGAGCTGCGGGTGCCCGATCCGCTGGTGGATCTGCGGGCGCTGGCCGACCGCAGTGTCGCCCCGTACTTCCTGTGCGCGGCGGCCTTCGGTGTCGTCTACTTCGGCAGCATGGCCCCGGACTCCACCTTCCTGGCGGCGGACCCGGAGCGTACCGGTTACGGCTTCGGGCTCTCCGCCCTCGCCATCTCGCTGATCATCCTGCCCGCCGGCGTGGCGGCCGTCATCGGCTCCTCGCTGACCGCCCGCATCGCGCGGCGCCTCGGCTACCGCCCCGCGCTGATCGCCTCGTTCACCCTGATCGGCGTGAGCTTCCTGGCCACGGCCGCGTTCCACACGGCGATCTGGCAGCTGGTGGCGGCCAAGGTGCTGGCCGGGGCCGGCATCGGCGTGGCGCTCGGCGCGCTGCCCACGGTGATCGCCGAGGCCGGCGCCCCTTCCCGTACGGGGATCACCACGGCCCTGTACAACAACGTCAAGACCCTGGGCGGCGCGATCGCCGGAGCCGTCATCGCCGTCGTCCTGGCGACCCCGGCGACGGAGACGGGGAGCGCCGTCGCCGACACCCAGGAGGCGGCGAGCGAGTCCGGGTACGTCACGGTCTGGCTGCTGTGCGCCCTGCTGTCCCTGGGCGCGGCAGCGGCGGCGGCCTCCGCGCGGCGCGGGGCGACGGACTGA